The Rathayibacter caricis DSM 15933 genomic sequence GCGCACACGCGTGCCGACATCTCCGTAGCCGAGGACGGACGCTCGGCGGTCCTCTCGCTCGAGGGCGAGCAGCTCTTGGCGCGGATCGTGTCGAGCGGCTCTGCGACCTTCACCTACCAGGCAGCCGCTCCTCTGCCCACCTCGCCGGCGCCGGAAGGGCAGACGGCCAACGCCGGTGTCTCGAAACTGGCGATCAAGCTCTCCGGAGCATCCTCGTACACGATCGCGGTCGAGTTCAGTCCGCTTCGACCGGCGCAGGGGAGCGCAAGTCCTCTCGCGGTCACTCCCCTCGCGGGCTGGGGGGCGTCCGCGAGTGAGTCCGGCGCCCCGGCATTGAAGTACCTCGCGATGACAGGAAAGCCCCTCGCGAGCTTCTCGCCGCAGACCCGGACTTACGACGTGACCGCATCTGTCAAGTCCTCCCCGCCTGTTATCGAGGCGTACGCGCAGGCCGGAGCGTCGGCGACGGTGACTCAGGCGACGTCTGTCCCCGGTGTTGCGACGATCCGGGTGAAGCGCTCGGGATCGGCCGATGCGCTCTACCGGGTCTACATCAATCGCGGCCCCATCCAGATATCGACGGCGACCGCCTCCGATAACGGCGCGCTCGCAGGGAGGACCATTGACGGGTTGCCCTACACGCGCTGGTCAACGGCGACCGACGCCTATCTTCAATACGATCTCGGCTTCTCGCAGATCGTGAACCACCTGGAGATCGTGTGGCTGTACCTTCCCGCCAAGGGGCAGTTCTTCGAGGTCCAGCTATCCACTGACAAGACGAATTGGACCACGGTCTACACCGGGCAAGCGAAGGCGATTGAACAGCGGCACTGGGCTTCGTTCCAGACAGGGCCGCGCGCGGGCCGCTACGTCCGGGTCGTCACCCACGGCGACAAGGCAGCGGACAAGACGGCCGTCATCGACGAGGTGGAGGTCTTCGGAGACAACGACCCCCGTACCTCCGCCAGCGCGAAGACCCCGCACTACGCGGTAGCCGTGTCGATCGAGCCGAAGAACATCGAGATCGGTTCGACGGCGGCTGTGAGCGCCACCGTGACCGCTCCTGTAGGGGGTTCGTCGTCGCCTCCCGTGCAATACGTCAGCTCCGATCCGTCGATCGCTACGATCACCGACGACGGCATCGTGGCCGGGGTCGCCGGCGGGACGGTGCGCGTCGGGGCGCTCGTGGAAGCCGGGCGCGACTACGTGTACAACCTCCAGACGATCACCGTCACCGATTCCCGAAGGACGGCCGTCGTCGCGCAGGCCGACACCTGGGTCCAGGGTGGTACGACGACGAACTACAACCGGACTGCGGCTCTCACCGTCCGACATCACGCTCTCTATCCGCAATTCGACCGGCTCGCCTACCTGAAATTCGATCTCGGCGGCATCGACCCCCGCATGATCGAAACAGCGACCCTCACCTTCAGCGCCGCCGTCGTCGATACGAGCGGTACCGACATCGATGTCGAGGCCTGGGAGACCAGTGGAGCGTGGGACGCTGCGACCGTGACGTACGCCACGAGACCAACGCTGTCCTACCGGGTCGGATCCACCCACGTGAACTCGACGAAGTCCGTCCGAAGAATGGACATCACTGATTACGCGAGGCTCAAAGCGGGCGGAGAAGCGAGCATCGGGCTGACGCAGCCGGACCGGCCGAGCGGCCTCGGGCTCGTCGTGCAGGTCGACTCGCTCGAGTCGATCGCGTCGAAGCCCACCATCGAGTTGACTCTGCAGGATCCCTCCACCTCGCTGCCGCGGACGCCGACGATCGCATCGGCGTCTGCCGACTACGCCGGAGCTGGCAGCGCGACAGGAACAGTGTCGGCGGAGCCCGGAGAGTCCGTCGTCGTCGACGTTTTCGTGCAGGATTCCGACACCTGCGGAGCGACGCGGGCGGCGGGCACACTGGTCGGGTCGACGACGGTGACTGCTGCAAGCGACGGATCGGCCGATTTCACCGTTGCGGGCGCATTCTCGATCAGTCAGCACGTGGTCGCCGCAACGACGATCGCAGGGCGCGGGTCAGCAGTGTCGCCCTGCGCTGTGGTCCGGCCGACGAGCGACGCGACGACGACGACCACTCTCACGCCATCTGCCGACACCTGGGTGACTGGTTCGGCCCCGACGGTCACGTACGGTCGAGACAGTGTCCTCCAAGTCCGCCACTTGACTCAGTACCCCGGCAACGACCGTGTCGCGTACCTGGGGTTCGACTTGTCGAAGATCCCGGCCGGCGACATCATCTCGGCGACCCTGCGCTTCTCCGCCGTCGTGGATGACACTCGCGGGGCCGCAATGGATCTGAGGATTCGGAAGGTCTCCGACAGCTGGACGGCGGCGTCGACGAACTGGAACAACCGTCCGGTGATGGGCGATCAGCTCGGGGTCGTCGGTGTGGACGCGACGAAATCGACGCGCGAGATCGATGTCACCTCCTACGTGTCGGAAAGTCCTCGATCCATGACCAGCATCGGGATCGATGAACCGGACATCGCCTCGGGGGTCGGTCTCGTCGTGAAGATCGATTCCATGGAGAGCGCGCAGAAGCCGAGTCTCGAGGTCGTCCTGCGTCCGGCGGGCTGATCGCCGCATCGGGCAGGAAACCGATCAGCCGCCGACGATGACGGCGACCTCCTCGGGAGCGTAGGTCCGCCGGATCTGCTCGTCGTTTCCGCCGGAGTCGATGTTCGACGCCCACAGCCCAGCGACTCTGCCCCCTCCGCGAACGGGCAGGAAGTCCTCCGCGGGCAGCTCGAGGATCGGACGGACGCGGCGCCCGCTGCGGATCAGGTTCCAGTGCAGCCATACGTCGTCTGCACGGGGAGCGACGTCCTCGAAGCCGGTGCCCTGCTCGCGGAGCACATCGAGGAAGGCCGGCGGATAGAGGATCCCGCGGACGCCGACCGCGAAGTTGCGCGGACTGAGAGAGGTCGATGTCGCCCGCCTCCAAGAGGAGTAGGGGGCGATGGCGCCGTCCCGGATCTCGATCAGGTTAACCCTGTGAGCGACCACCATTTCCGGGTCCACTCGGTGTGCTCGAACGAGGCTCGCCAGCCATTCTTCGGGGTACATCGTGTCATCGTCGGACGTGACGAGCGGCACCGAGTGGTGCGCCGTCCCGGCGGCGTACGGGTAGTACTTCTTGTGCGGCCCGTAGTTCGGCGTCTCCCGGATCTCCAGCCCTCTCGCGACGAGCCGGCGGAGAGCTCGTGGAGGGTTCGCGAGCCGCTCCTGCTCGTCGAGCCACAGGATGAGCCTGGACGGCTTCTGCGATCCGCGGGCGATGCTCTCAATGGTCAGGTGCACCTGGTCGACACGCTTGCTGTAGCTGGTCAGGCTGACCACCGGTCCGTCGGGCGCGGTCACCGGAGCGCGGGAGGTCAGGTTGACGATCGACAGGACGATCATCGAGGCGGCGATGCGCGCATTGCTCAGAAGAGTCGAGATGAGCGGTACGCGCGCGAGGCGGAGGGCGGAGAGCATGCGGTAGTCCTCGTCGTTACGTGGAGCGGAGTGGGGTCAGTCGGAGAGAGCCGGGGTGATGGCGGCGCCGAGCGCGTCCTGCATCGCGATCGACCAGTCCTCGGTCAGGTGGCTGGTGTCGCGGTAGAGGAGGACACCGCCGACGATCTCCTCGCAGCGTGCGGCGCTGCAGAAGTAGTCGTTCAGGTCCGCGTACCGCATTCCCGCTCGGACGGCGGCATCGCGCTCGGCGTCGATCCAGGCCTGATCGAGCGCGTTCGCGCGGGGGATCCCGCAGGCGGCCGCATCGTCGAGGTGGGCGGACAGGCACCGCGGCGCATCCTCCGGCAGCTCCGGGGTGTTCGCGAGCATCACCACGTGCGTGCTGGCGGGGAGTCGGATCGCGAGATCGGCGACGGAGGCCGTCCACGTGTCGATCCGTTGCTCGTCGTCGACGAAGGCGAGGCGGTTCGTGTTCGAGAGCAGGACGACGTCGGGCGGGTCATCGACGAGCCGATCGATGACGTCGTCACGCCACTCGGTGCACTCCGTGTACGGAGTCGACGCGTCGAGCACGAGGACCGGCACAGAGGGGCAGCCGACCTTCGTGTACGAGCGGACAGCGACACTGCTGCGATCCGCCCAGGCGTCCAGGCCCCCGAACCAGTGCGCCGCGTGCGAGTCGCCGAACAGCGCGACCTCCGTCGAACTCGTCGTGTCACCGAAAAGGCAGTTGTTGACGGTGACAGTCGCAGCATCGGAGATGTGGCAGCCGTTGCGGTGCACCTCCGAGGTCGATTCGTCGGCCTCCGCGAGGCCGGGCGACAGATTGGCGGGGACGATCTTCGTGAAGCGCGGCGGAGCGCTCGGGGCCACCGGATCGACGATCGTCGTTGTCGAGCGCGGTTGCGCGGCAGCGAGCGGGCTGGTTCCGGCGGCGAGCAGGACGAGGGCGAGCGATGCCGCTCCGCCGACCCAGAGCGATCTTCTCGGACCGCCGGCGACCAACGGACGGGCGTTCCTGATCGGTTCCTCCACGAGCCGGAAGGTGAGCTCGGCGAGCGCTACGGCGACGACCATCATCCCGGCCTTCAGCCAGAGAGGCAGCGGGGTCGCGAGACCCACCGCCGCCTGGGAGATCACCAGGATCGGCCAGTGCCACAGGTAGAGCGAGTAGGAGATTCGCCCGCCCCATTGCAGGAGATGGCCGCGGAGGAGGCTCACCGGCCCTGCAGATGAGCCGGTCGAGCCGCCGAGGATCACGAGGGCCGCCGAGACGACCGGAAGAGCCGCTGCGATACCCGGGAAAGGCGTCGTGTCGGAGTAGACCACTGACACAACCGCGATTCCGACGAGGCCCGTCCAGGCGAGGACCGGAAGGATCGCAGGCACGCGCGCAGCCAGCCGCAGCGCCCAGCCGTGGGCGACCGTGCACGCGACCAGACCGCCGACCCCGAGCTCCCACGCGCGCGTCGGCAGCGAGAAGAAGGCCCAGGGCTGGGTCTGGTCGGTCACCAGCACGCAGAGTGCGAGGGAGGACAGGACCATGAGAGCGAGCGCTGCCGTGATGGCACGCGGTGAGCGACGAAGGACGACGAACAGCACCAGCAGCAGGAGCGGCCAGAGGAGGTAGAACTGCTCCTCGACGCCGAGCGACCAGTAGTGCTGGAAGGGAGACGGGGCGCGCTCCGCTAGATAGTCGGTGCCCGAGAGGGCGAGCTGCATGTTCGGCACGTAGAGGGCAGTGGCGATCGCCATGCGGATGAGCCCGTCGGAGGCGAGAGGCGGCATCAGGAACAGTGCGGCCACCAGTGAGACAGCAGCGACGAGTAGGGCCGCCGGGAGGATCCGCCGCATGCGCCGCGCGTAGAAGTCGGCGAAGCCGATCCGGCCTGTCGCCCGCAGCCGCGAGAGCAGGTGGCTCGTGATGAGGAAGCCCGAGATCACGAAGAACACATCGACGCCGACGTACCCGCCATGGAACGGGGGGAGATCAATGTGATCGGCGATGACCAGTCCGACCGCGACGGCCCTCAGCCCCTGAATGTCGGCTCTGAACGCGCCGGACACCTCCGAGGTCGCTCGAGCGGTCTTCGCAGCGACTTCGCGTCGAACCGTCACCCGTCCCCCTTCTCGCCGCTGTACACGACATCAGCGCGCGCGTCCGCCTTCCTGAAGTCGAGTCAGTCTGGCATGCGGATGTAACGAGCACGTGACGGCACGGAGAAGGGCGGTAGCAGCGGGCGATACGCTGGGAGCAGGCGCGCCGGCCTGTGCCGTCCGTCACTGCGGACCGAGATGAGGATCCGGCACCCGCTCGCCGTATTGGTCGCGTCCGCGCATTTCCGCCTTCGAAAGGACCTTTCCCGTGACGAAGGATCTGAATGCCTACTGGTGGTCGCCGCGGCGTTCGCCCCGCGTTCTCGCCGCCGAGGTCCGTTCCCACGGAGCCGCTTGGGCCCGCCTCCTCCGACCGGCTCGGAGAGGCTTCACGAATTACGGTGATGAGCTCACCGGTCTCGTGCTGTCCGAGACCTTCGGTCGCCGAGTACGGTGGTCGCCGCTGGGCCGAGAGGATGTCGCCGCGATCGGCTCGATCCTGGTCCCGTACTTCGCATCGGGAGGCCGCGGTCTGATCTGGGGCAGCGGTCTCAACGAGCCGGTCGTTCCGCCCGAGAAGGCGGGCGCTGTGCGCGAGCGCTTCCTTGCGGTCCGCGGCCCCCGCACCCGTTCCGCGCTCGGTCTCGACGAATCGACCCCACTCGGGGACCCGGGTCTCGTGGTCAGAACTCTGCGTCCGCGTGCAACTCGTCGATCAGGCAAGGTCGTGATCCCGCACTTCACCGTCTACCGAACCTCTGCAGGCCGGAAGAGGATCTCCGCGCTGGTCGCTGGCGGCTACCGCGTCGCCGAACCCACTCTCGATCCGGGGACGATGCTGGAGACGATCAGCACCGCTGAGAGCGTCGTGAGTTCAGGGATGCACGGCGTGATCCTGTCCCACAGTCTGGGGACGCCTGCGTCGCTGATCAGCTTCGCGGATGCACTGCCGACCGCCCCGGCCTTCAAGTACCTCGACTACCACGACTCGGTCGGGCTCGAGGCGAGGATCTCGTCGTGGTCCGACTTTCTGCCAGACTCGCGCTCCTCCGCCGAGCTGGAGCTCGCGCGTCGCGACATCGAGATCGTGTCGCCACGGATCGACGCGCTCGTCGAGGGTCTTCTCGCCGCTGGCCGGCCCCTGCGCTCGGCTGGCTGAGCCAGTATCAGGGACGACGGAAGCGCGCGGCGAGCTTCAGGATGATGCTCTTGAGAACTGCGAAGTCCGACCGCCGGATCAGGTAGAAGTCGGCCGGCGGAACCCGGAAGTGCTTCCAGAGGAAGTAGATGTTCAAGTTGCTCGCGAGCACGTTGCCGAACAGAGTCGCCAATGCGGCGCCGATAGCGCCGAACAGGGGTGCAAGGAGGACCAGAGCGGCGGCGTTGACAACGCAGGAGATGAGGAGTGAGACGCTCCTCGTTCCCGGCCGACCCCTCGAGCTCAGCCCGATCCCGGCGATGGAGCCGGGATTCCCCAGTACGACTGCGCTCAGCAGGATGAGCGCGACCGGTATCGCAGGAACGAAATCCTCGCCGAAGACGGGCGGCAGCCACCACCAGAGAGTGGCGCCGATCATCACCGCTGCCGAGAGTGCTGCCAGTGTCGACAGACGGGAGGACAGGCCGAGGCGGGCGTCGCTGTTCTCTGCTGCGTCGGCCGAGAAGGTCACCTCGCGGACCGCGTTGTTCACGATCAGCGGCAATTCGCTGATGCTCACGGCGACCACGTAGAGACCGAGGGCGAAGGAGCCCGCGAGGGGAGTCATCAGCGTCTGATCGAGCCTGGTCAGCAGGACGCCCGAGATGGATCCGATCCAGACACGCACGCCGTAGCCGAGCAGCGAGTTCATAGTGACGATGGTCGGCGCGTCGTCGTCGTCGGCGACCACCCTCGCCTGCTTCAGGCCGAAGTAGGCGAGCCCTCCCAGGACCGGGGAGAGGGCGAGGATGACGACTCCCCAGAAGACCGTGAGCTGCCCCGTCGCTGCCAAGGCGATGAACGCGGCCAATCGGGTGGCGGCGGTGAGGAACCGCTCCCGTGCGACGAGGGCCCACTGATGGCTGCCCGCCGCCACCGCTTGGAGCAGAGCGACGCACAAGCCCGGAACGATAGCGACAGCCGCGAGGACGATCAGCTCGCGGAGGTCGGGGTCACCCGCGCTAAGGAAGCCGGCCGCGAGGAAGACGGCGGTCGACGCGAGGACTCCGGCGATGGCGATCAGTACGGTTCCGCGCAGAGCGAGCGAGCGCATCAGCCGTGGGTGGCGTGCTATCGAGTAATTCACTGCGGCGGGGATGCCGAACGTCGCTGCTGTCGTCGCCAAGAAGAGCGGAGCGGTGGCCGCAGCGACATCGCCGCGTCCCGCGACTCCGAGGCTCTGCGCCATGATCGGCGCTGTGGCCAGCGCTGCGAGGGGGGCGAAGGCGTTGCCGAGCGCTGCGAACGCGACGTTGCGTCCCATCCGGCCGCTAGCCCCGGATGCGGAGGAGGTCACTGCGCCCTTCCCGCCCACGCCGATTTCGTGACGAGCCGAGTCGGCGCTGTCGGAGGCTGGCGCGACCGACGCTGCTGATCGATGGATCGACGGGTGGCCCCACGCCGCGGTGTCGGCGACGAGACGACCATCTCGTCAGTCTTGTCCGATCGCAGAGCGTCGCGGGCAGCAAATCCGACGGCTATCCACAAGAGCGCCCCGGCGCTCGTGTTCGATCCCACACTGCTGTAGGTCTGCACGGCGATGAAAACGAGAATGCCAGCTGCCTGTCCGCCCGGGGTGGACCGTGTGCCTCGGCGCAGTGCGGTCATCGCCATGGCTCCGAAGTAGATGATGGTCGCGAGCAACCCGAAGTCGACCATGTACATCAGCAGGGGGTTCTCGAAGCTCGTTCTGAGGCCGAGGGAGCGGGCGACATCGAAACTGATGCCGGAACCGGCACCGACGACGGCGTAGGCCGTCCAGTCACCCAGAATGGCCTGGATCGCGAGGGTTCGAGCATTCGCAGATCCCGTGTCGTCGACGAGCTTCTCGGCGAGGCCGGATGCGAGGGTGGAGTTCAGATAGAGCAGCAGTGCGCCGGCCATCGCTCCGAGCGCCGCAAGGCGCGCTCCCACGGTCGCGCCTTTCCTGACCATGACGACGACGAGGCCGATGGCGCCGAGAAGAAGTCCCGTCCTCGACTCGGTGAGGAAGATCGTGGCGAGGAAAGCAATGCCGAGGGACACCTGAGCGACGGAGGATCGGACGCTCGGGAGAAGGGCGATGCAGAGCGTCATCAAGAGGGAGAGCGCCAGAGGGTGGTCCAGCGTCCCGAGAGATCGCACGAATTCGACTCCGTACCAGCTGTAACCGCGGAGCTCGGCGTCGAACGGCTGGGGGATGAGTCGAAGCCAGACGAGCAGTGCCACAGCGGAGGCGACTGCGCCGAAGACGATCACGGATCGCGCGAGGAAGGTGCCTGACGCCGCTCGCCTGCCGAGCTCGATCCGGATCAGGACGAAGAGAGCGAAAGGAGCGACGATCTGATTCACGATCAGACCCAGTCCGCCCACGCCCGAGGCGTCGACGGTGAACAGCACTGCGGCAACGGTCATCACGAGACCGGCCGATATGAGGAGCTTGTTCCGGAGCGCGACGCTCACCGACTCCTCGAGGTGGAGGAGGAACTGCACACCCACGCCGATGAGGGCTAGCCAGCCGCCCGGGTGCACGCCGGGGACTCCCGTCGGGTTGCCGACGACCACCGAGATCGCAATGGTCGGAAGGAGAACGTGCAGCGCGATCGACAGGGCGATGAGGAAGCGGAGACGTGAAGCGAGGACCGCGGACGCCGTGAGGCACACGACGATCCAGAGGATGAGCTGAGTCACTGGAGACCTCTCTCGTCGGTCGGAGGTGAGAGGAGCAGCCACGTCCGCCATGCCTGCACGGTTCGCCGTGAGGCCTCGCGAGCTGCACTCTCGAGATCGGACGAGGTCATTGCGCGGGCCGCGCGGATGGATCTCCACCACGCGCTCCCGTCCGTCACCTCTTCCGCAGGGACGAGCAAGGGCGACGACGCATCGTACAGATCGGCGAGGCTGCTGGCGCGGGGACCCACGAACGGGACCTGGCACTCGAGCGCACGTATCGCGATGCCGCTCTGATAGAAGCGGCGGTAAGGGACGAGGACAGCGCCGGCGGTGCGGACGAGCTCGTCGAGTCGCTGTTCGGACACGAATCCCTCGTGGACATCCCATCCCGAGATCTCGGGCCATCCCCGTCCCCAGACCTCGAGCGTGACGTCGCCGCTACGGAGAGCAGCGATCGACTCGAGCAGCGCGGTGTCCCTGTCGGGTTTGAATTGCCCGAGCACGCGGACGGTCCGACCACGTCGGTCATCGTCTCCTCTCCCGGCCGCGTTGCGGACCGGATGGGGCAGCACCGTCGTCATCGCGCCCATCGACTGCGTCTCGATCACCGAGTGGGCTGCATGGCTGTGCACGATCAGGCCGGATCGGGGTGAGGTCAGGCGCGCGAGCCAACGCGGCACGGCGGAGTATCCGACCGCGTGTACCAACGGTTCCGGGTCGTGCAAGACGACGGTGGGACGTGCTCCCGCCACCTTCGCGACAGCGAGGAAGAGGAAATCCCAGTACCCGAGCACCGGCCAGGTGACGATCAGTCGGCCGCCTCGATCGAGCCTGCGCACCGCCGTCCACAGCGCGCGGAGGTACTGGACGAGCCAGGCTTGCCGCGAGGCGCCGGATGCAGACGGCTCGTCGAACGAGATGATGTCGGCCTCGCACCCCGTCGCCACCAGGAGCTCCCTGAGCGCTTCCGTGTAGTGGAGCAGCGTGCCTCCGAGGGGATTCACGACGACGACGCGGTGCGACTTCCGCGAATCGGGGCGGCTCATCGGGTCGTCCTGTGGAGCCAAATATCCGAGGCGACGCGTCCCTCTGTGTCAGGCAGACTCGCTCGAACTCTCGCTCGATCGAGCGGCGCGGTGAGCGCCTCGGAAACTGCGCTCGCCAGAGACGCTACCGCGGCGTCGTGCGCCGTGAGATCCACGACTGCATGGCCGTGCTGCTCGAGCCAGTCGGCGAGGCCTGTCTGACGGGATGTCACCACAGTGACTCCCACGGAGAGCGCCTCCTTGATCGGAAGGCCGATCTGCTCTCGCCACCGACCGTATGGAATGGAGGGCGCGATGAGCACTTGAGTCCTCCGGAGGCGGTCGATGATCTCGGTGCGCGGCCTCTGGCCGAGGTAGCAGCGCGTCGAGGGGCTCTGCAGGACCCAGGCCTCGATCTCCTCCGTCAGCGGTCCGGGACCGATGATCGAGAGCCTCACCCGCTCGTGGTGCCGCTCCACCTGCTCCCACGAGGCGAGGAGCTCGCGTACGCCCTTCCGTGGTTCAAGCGCGCCGACGAACAGCGCGGACCCGGCTGAGACCGAGTCGTCGTCATCGGCAAGTGCTGAGGGCAGCTCTTCGATAGTCCGGTGGTCGATGGCGCTCACAAAAGGAAGTGCCGTGTAGAGGCGCTCGGCACCGCTGCTGGCGAAAGCGAGTCGGTCGATGACCGCTCGCATGTAGAGGCCGAGCCCGACCGCGAAGACGCGCACGACGGGCTCCGGCACATGCCTCCGCCCTCCGATCAGCCGCGGCAGCGAATTGTTCTCCATTGCGTACGTGCTTATGAGCCTGCGACGACCGCGGACCGCACCTGTGACCTTGAAGAGGACGGCGATCACCGCCCCGGTCGGCAGGAATCTGACCCAGAGCGGTTCGGGCATCTCGAGCACTTCGGCCTCGGACGACCAGAATTCCGAGACGAGGGACCGCAGGCCGACTTTGCGGATCTCCGGCGGGACCGGCACCCCGGCCAGATCGTAGTTCTCGTCGAAGTACAACATCACCGCCGGAGTCGTCCGCGGGTACCGTTCGAGGTGCACGGCGCGCAACTCGGGGACGAGTCGGATCGATCGGCGGGACGTGGACCGGCCGGCGTTCACCTTCCGCGCTCTTTCCGCTTGGCGATCTGTGCGTCCAGCACCGCTTCGTAGCCGGCGCACACGACCTCCCACGAGTAACGCGAGCGACCCCTCTCGTATGCTTCCGCGCTCAGCTGCTCCTGACGAGCCGAGTCCTCCATCAGCTCCGTGATCGCCTGAATGATCGAGTCGGCGTCGGGCTGGGCGAAAACGGCGGTGTCCTCCAGGACTTCCCTGTTGTAGACCGTGTCGCGGGCGACCGTCGGCGCGCCGCACGACATCGCCTGCACGAGGGCCGGATTGGTGCCGCCGACGCTGTGGCCGTGGAAGTACGCGCCGGCGTGCTGCCAGAGCGAGAAGAGCTTGCGGTCATCACTCACGTGCCCGAGCCACGACACGTTCTCTTTGTCGGATGCGAGCCGACGCGCGTGCTCGTCGAGTTCGCCTCCATAGCCGGAGGAGCCGACGATCACGACGGGCCAGCGGTCCCCTAGGGTCTCGGCCGCGTTGAGGAACTCGACGATCGTGTTCTCCGGGACGAAGCGCGCGACGACGAGGATGTACCCCCTGTGAGGGAATCCCTCGACCGGCGGGAGCACGCCCGGGTCGTCGCCCCCATAGGGGATGAACGTCCCGTCCCGCTTGAAGTCCTGCTTCCATCGGCGAGCGATCTCGACCGCGTCGTAGATCAACTCGTCGCCGAACAGCGCGGTCGCCTTAGCGCCGCTCTTGAAGACGTTCTTCGCGAGTCGGCCCCACTTCGCCCTGTCCCATTCGATCCCGTCGACGTTGACTGCGGTCGGGATGCCGCGGCCGCGGAGCAGCGGGAGCCAGAAACCGTTCGCCACGTTCATGACGAGAGCGACGTCCGGCTTGCGCCGGACGGCGTCCACGCATGCCGTCAGCCCGTAGGTGAGCGTGCTGAGCGACTTCGACTCGACTCCTCGAGTCACTCGGGTCGTCACGCGGCGATCGATCCCCGCGTCGTCGTCTTTGGTCGATCCGTCCCTGCCGTAGACCGTCACGTCCCAGCCGCGTTCCGCCAGATAGGGAGCGAGCCTTCTGACTGCCGTCTCGAAGCCCCCGTAGTAGCTCGGGTACCCACGGGTTCCGATGATCGCGACGGACTTCGGCATTCGGTCTTCGCCTTTCGCTGAGGTGCTCGATGGTGTGGTCCGGTTCCCGTATCTTCGAGGCGCTGCTTCCGCGGGCTCCGAGTCAGTGCGTCTTTG encodes the following:
- a CDS encoding glycosyltransferase translates to MRTPALLDMVSATQLAHALTAHVARDLGVRSISVKGPVLAEQKLRSPRTSTDADVLVDPDRVEELVEALKRRGWEERFVADVPRILDNHARTLSHSDWPCDIDVHHGFLGFLAPEREVFEALWERRRTMLIAGRPVTCADPVANTAMLALHCLRELHVPRNRAELEELAVAWSGERGDLDVEDLLGLAARTGSVETLSPFLSRIGVDSTLSPFDRAGFAAWTLHTASVEAGRAAAWLAAIADARWRERPRLLAKAILPPAIEYRLEHPEIGPSRLDFTRAVLQRGVNGIRALPLASVQIAQARRLQITASSQRRTDSEPAEAAPRRYGNRTTPSSTSAKGEDRMPKSVAIIGTRGYPSYYGGFETAVRRLAPYLAERGWDVTVYGRDGSTKDDDAGIDRRVTTRVTRGVESKSLSTLTYGLTACVDAVRRKPDVALVMNVANGFWLPLLRGRGIPTAVNVDGIEWDRAKWGRLAKNVFKSGAKATALFGDELIYDAVEIARRWKQDFKRDGTFIPYGGDDPGVLPPVEGFPHRGYILVVARFVPENTIVEFLNAAETLGDRWPVVIVGSSGYGGELDEHARRLASDKENVSWLGHVSDDRKLFSLWQHAGAYFHGHSVGGTNPALVQAMSCGAPTVARDTVYNREVLEDTAVFAQPDADSIIQAITELMEDSARQEQLSAEAYERGRSRYSWEVVCAGYEAVLDAQIAKRKERGR